In a genomic window of Primulina tabacum isolate GXHZ01 unplaced genomic scaffold, ASM2559414v2 Contig799, whole genome shotgun sequence:
- the LOC142535130 gene encoding uncharacterized protein LOC142535130, whose protein sequence is MIYLLDSTSNRNQDDTCKTIVTNGVKMYNASKGISKGPGFKILTGNLKQSGSVECGYCVMRYMKEIVDCDDPQLEKMFAGCIKNQFYNKPQYDEVRSEWSEFVYSYVGD, encoded by the exons atgatatatttattggaTTCTACGTCTAACAGGAACCAAGATGATACATGTAAAACTATTGTGACAAA TGGGGTGAAGATGTACAATGCCTCGAAGGGTATTTCTAAAGGGCcaggttttaaaatattgacG GGTAATCTAAAACAAAGTGGTTCTGTTGAATGTGGATATTGTGTGATGAGGTACATGAAAGAGATAGTCGATTGCGATGATCCACAGTTGGAGAAGATG tttGCAGGATGCATCAAGAACCAATTTTACAACAAACCTCAATATGATGAGGTCAGAAGTGAATGGAGTGAATTTGTCTACTCCTATGTAGGTGATTAA
- the LOC142535132 gene encoding uncharacterized protein LOC142535132 gives MDKSWIHSDRMSKQYEEGVEQFRGGCLENPHIDPNLIHCPCCKCKNLKKRPAKSIREHLYFHGFSQNYVNWIWHGESAESDKVNWSTNKEPIGNYHGAFETTNMCEAAYDNYTENPEAFMEFLKEAEKPLYNRCKHYTKLSAIVKLYNTKAKHGMSDALFSDLLMDFGNMLPDNHNLPTKMYDAKKTLSCLALSHEKIHACSNDCILYRKQYKDCVNCPKCGLSRWKLTKKNVEKKCVPAKMLWYFPPIPRFKRMFKSLHTSKNLTWHAETTGVPGQLCHPADSPSWKLVDHMWPYFESEPRNLRLALAADGINPYSNLSSRYSCWPIMLVTYNLPPNMCMKRKFIMLIMLISGPKHPGNDIDVYLDVLVEDLQRSWDGVDGVYDAYRRQFFTLKAILLWTINDFLAYGNLSGCTTHGYYACPVCKEDTCAKHLENGKKMSFVGHRRFLPRFHPYRRQMKEFDGMEEHGESSTPLSGVALFDKLSDIRCVFRKKISVKGKKRKNAKDNNLEDSKEEKDFGLKDFRKCWKKKSIFFNLPYWKHLHVRHCLDVMHIEKNVFEYLINALMNVKGKTKDNVAARLDMVQMGVRPELAPKFGEKRTYLPPAACSFTKKKKLQVCQSIMDIKVPESFSSNLKNIVSLSELKLIGLKSHDCHVLMQHFLPILIRDALPKHVRYAIIRLCFFFKDICCKVIDVAKLDKLQSDLVVTLCLLEQYFPPSFFDVMLHLTVHLVREVRLCGPVYFRWMYPFERSMKVLKSYVGSRKHPEGCIVRRYSAEEAIEFCSEYLNDLDPIGVPQSNRDPKSNIPGFLACKTPIIVPQVDLQQAYLTVLENTEEVSPYIM, from the coding sequence AATTGGAGCACCAACAAGGAGCCAATTGGTAACTATCACGGAGCCTTTGAAACCACTAATATGTGTGAGGCAGCATATGATAACTATACAGAAAATCCAGAAgcgtttatggaatttttgaaGGAAGCAGAGAAACCTTTGTATAATAGATGTAAGCATTACACAAAGTTGAGTGCAATTGTGAAACTATACAACACCAAAGCAAAGCATGGAATGAGTGACGCTCTATTTTCCGATCTACTAATGGATTTTGGGAATATGCTACCAGATAATCACAACTTGCCAACCAAAATGTATGATGCAAAAAAGACATTGAGTTGTTTGGCGTTGAGTCATGAAAAGATTCATGCTTGTTCCAATGATTGCATTCTTTATAGGAAGCAATATAAAGACTGCGTAAACTGCCCTAAATGTGGCTTGTCACGGTGGAAGCTAACCAAGAAGAACGTCGAGAAGAAATGTGTTCCTGCAAAGATGTTGTGGTATTTCCCTCCCATACCAAGATTTAAGCGCATGTTTAAATCTCTACATACCTCCAAAAATTTAACATGGCATGCAGAAACCACAGGAGTTCCCGGTCAGTTATGTCATCCAGCTGATTCACCATCTTGGAAGTTGGTGGATCATATGTGGCCCTACTTTGAAAGTGAACCAAGAAATCTTCGCCTGGCACTTGCAGCTGATGGAATTAATCCTTATAGCAACCTTAGTAGTCGGTACAGCTGCTGGCCAATTATGTTGGTCACCTATAATCTGCCTCCAAACATGTGTATGAAGAGAAAATTCATCATGCTAATTATGCTCATTTCAGGGCCTAAACATCCAGGAAACGATATAGATGTCTATCTTGATGTGTTAGTTGAAGATTTGCAACGATCGTGGGATGGAGTTGATGGTGTCTATGATGCTTATCGAAGACAATTTTTCACTCTTAAAGCAATCTTATTATGGACCATCAATGACTTTCTAGCCTATGGTAACCTTAGTGGATGTACTACACATGGTTATTATGCATGCCCAGTATGCAAAGAAGATACTTGTGCAAAGCATTTGGAAAATGGGAAGAAAATGTCATTTGTAGGTCATAGACGATTCCTACCACGGTTTCATCCATATCGGAGGCAAATGAAAGAGTTCGATGGTATGGAAGAACATGGAGAATCATCTACACCATTATCTGGGGTTGCTTTGTTTGACAAGCTTTCTGACATAAGGTGTGTTTTCAGAAAGAAGATTAGTGTGAAAggtaaaaaaagaaagaatgcAAAGGACAATAATTTGGAAGATAGTAAAGAAGAAAAAGATTTTGGATTAAAAGATTTCAGAAAATGTTGGAAgaagaaatcaatttttttcaatCTTCCTTATTGGAAACATCTGCATGTTAGGCATTGTCTCGATGTGATGCACATAGAGAAAAATGTCTTCGAATATCTCATTAATGCTTTGATGAATGTTAAAGGAAAAACCAAGGACAATGTGGCAGCTAGGTTGGACATGGTTCAAATGGGAGTTAGGCCTGAATTGGCACCTAAATTTGGTGAAAAAAGAACATATCTTCCTCCTGCTGCATGctcattcacaaaaaaaaaaaagttacaaGTTTGTCAGTCGATAATGGATATAAAAGTCCCAGAAAGTTTCTCATCGAACCTGAAAAATATTGTGTCCTTATCTGAGTTGAAATTGATTGGcttgaaatctcatgattgtcatGTTCTAATGCAGCATTTCCTGCCAATACTCATACGTGATGCATTACCAAAACATGTTAGATATGCCATCATAAGATtatgcttcttcttcaaagatATTTGTTGCAAGGTGATAGATGTAGCCAAGTTAGATAAGCTGCAATCTGACTTGGTTGTTACACTTTGCTTATTGGAGCAGTATTTCCCCCCTTCTTTCTTCGATGTCATGCTTCACTTAACAGTTCATCTTGTTCGAGAAGTTCGATTATGTGGACCAGTGTACTTCCGGTGGATGTACCCGTTCGAAAGATCCATGAAGGTGCTTAAGAGTTATGTAGGCAGTCGAAAACATCCTGAAGGTTGCATTGTTCGGAGATATTCAGCCGAAGAAGCAATTGAGTTTTGTTCGGAATACCTAAATGACCTTGATCCTATTGGGGTCCCTCAATCAAATCGCGATCCCAAATCAAACATTCCTGGCTTCTTAGCATGCAAAACACCAATTATAGTGCCGCAAGTTGACCTTCAACAAGCATATTTGACTGTGCTGGAAAATACAGAAGAAGTATCTCCCTACATTATGTAA